One stretch of Novosphingobium pentaromativorans US6-1 DNA includes these proteins:
- the aroA gene encoding 3-phosphoshikimate 1-carboxyvinyltransferase has translation MRPRRFLPTGPLKGRIRVPGDKSISHRSIMLGALAVGETRVTGLLEGEDVLATAAAMRAMGASVERVGNSESGGEWVVNGVGVGALLQPEAPLDMGNSGTSTRLLMGLIASHPITATFIGDASLSKRPMGRVITPLSQMGASFEASEGGRLPLILKGTSPAVPITYRLPVASAQVKSAVLLAGLNTPGRTTVIEPVPTRDHSERMLKGFGAQLEVEVEPDGTRIITVTGEAELRPQVIDVPGDPSSAAFFIVAALLVPGSEVLIENVGLNPTRAGLVSVLRQMGGDITEVNPREVGGEPVADLLVKHSVLKGIDVDPEIAPAMIDEFPVLFVAASLAEGKTTTSGLDELRVKESDRLAVMAAALTAAGARIEEREDGLVIEGTGGEALPGTEAAIATHLDHRIAMSMAVAGLVSRGGVEVDDTRPIATSFPVFESMLAGLVA, from the coding sequence ATGCGCCCCCGCCGCTTCCTGCCAACCGGCCCGCTCAAGGGCAGGATTCGCGTCCCCGGAGACAAGTCGATCAGCCACCGCTCCATCATGCTGGGTGCGCTGGCCGTGGGTGAAACCCGCGTGACCGGCCTGCTGGAGGGCGAGGACGTGCTGGCAACGGCTGCAGCGATGCGGGCGATGGGCGCCTCGGTCGAACGCGTCGGCAACAGCGAATCTGGCGGCGAATGGGTAGTCAACGGCGTAGGCGTGGGCGCCCTGCTCCAGCCCGAGGCCCCGCTGGACATGGGCAATTCGGGCACTTCGACCCGCCTGCTGATGGGCCTGATCGCCAGCCACCCGATCACCGCCACCTTCATCGGCGATGCCAGCCTGTCGAAGCGCCCGATGGGCCGCGTCATCACGCCGCTCTCGCAGATGGGCGCCAGCTTCGAAGCGAGCGAGGGCGGGCGCCTGCCGCTGATCCTCAAGGGGACGTCGCCCGCGGTGCCGATCACGTATCGCCTGCCGGTCGCCTCTGCGCAGGTAAAGAGCGCGGTCCTGCTCGCGGGCCTGAACACGCCGGGCAGGACGACGGTCATCGAACCCGTACCCACGCGCGACCATTCCGAACGCATGCTCAAGGGATTTGGCGCGCAGCTCGAGGTCGAAGTCGAACCGGACGGCACGCGCATCATCACCGTGACCGGCGAAGCGGAACTTCGGCCGCAAGTCATCGACGTGCCGGGAGACCCCTCCTCTGCCGCGTTCTTCATCGTGGCCGCCCTCCTCGTTCCCGGCAGCGAAGTGCTGATCGAGAATGTCGGCCTCAATCCCACGCGCGCAGGCCTCGTTTCGGTCCTGCGCCAGATGGGCGGCGACATCACCGAGGTTAACCCGCGCGAAGTGGGCGGCGAGCCGGTCGCCGACCTGCTCGTCAAGCACTCGGTCCTCAAGGGCATCGACGTCGATCCGGAGATCGCGCCCGCCATGATCGACGAGTTCCCCGTCCTTTTCGTTGCTGCCTCGCTGGCCGAGGGCAAGACGACCACGAGCGGTCTCGACGAATTGCGTGTCAAGGAATCGGACCGCCTCGCCGTCATGGCCGCCGCGCTCACGGCAGCGGGTGCGCGCATCGAGGAGCGCGAGGACGGCCTCGTGATCGAAGGCACCGGCGGCGAAGCGCTCCCCGGCACGGAGGCGGCGATCGCCACGCACCTCGACCACCGAATTGCCATGTCGATGGCCGTGGCTGGCCTTGTCAGCCGTGGCGGCGTCGAAGTCGACGATACCCGTCCGATCGCCACCAGCTTCCCGGTTTTCGAATCGATGCTGGCCGGGCTGGTCGCATGA
- the rpsP gene encoding 30S ribosomal protein S16, whose amino-acid sequence MSVAIRLSRGGAKKRPYYKVVVSNSRAPRDGKYLEQVGTYNPLLAKDDENRVRLNEDRVRYWLGVGAQPTDRVARMLDKAGIKERAATSNPQKGEPGQKAKDRAEEKAEKLREAEEAAKAAAEAPAEEAPAAEEAPAAEATEEQTEG is encoded by the coding sequence ATGTCCGTAGCTATCCGTCTTTCGCGCGGTGGTGCCAAGAAGCGCCCGTACTACAAGGTCGTCGTGTCCAACTCGCGCGCTCCGCGCGACGGCAAGTATCTCGAGCAGGTTGGCACCTACAACCCGCTGCTCGCCAAGGACGACGAGAACCGCGTTCGCCTGAACGAAGACCGCGTGCGCTACTGGCTCGGCGTTGGCGCCCAGCCGACCGACCGCGTTGCCCGTATGCTCGACAAGGCCGGCATCAAGGAACGCGCCGCGACCAGCAACCCGCAGAAGGGTGAGCCGGGCCAGAAGGCCAAGGATCGCGCCGAAGAAAAGGCCGAGAAGCTGCGTGAGGCCGAAGAGGCTGCCAAGGCTGCTGCAGAAGCACCCGCCGAGGAAGCACCGGCTGCCGAAGAAGCTCCCGCTGCCGAAGCGACCGAGGAACAGACCGAGGGCTGA
- the trmD gene encoding tRNA (guanosine(37)-N1)-methyltransferase TrmD, translating to MTFAATVLTLYPDMFPGPLGISLAGRGLAEGKWSIETVQIRDFARDKHRTVDDTPAGGGAGMVLKADVLAAAIDHARSLSPEAPVIAMTPRGRPISQARVRELAAGPGVTILCGRFEGFDERIFEGRNVEQVSVGDIVLSGGEPAALMLLDACIRLLPGVMGAASSGAEESFEDGLLEYPHYTRPTEWEGRTIPEVLRSGDHAKIAAWRKQKAEEDTRLRRPDLWERHRGARDQSASGARHKDEDLGS from the coding sequence ATGACATTCGCGGCCACCGTCCTCACACTTTATCCTGACATGTTTCCGGGCCCCCTCGGCATTTCGCTTGCCGGGCGCGGACTGGCCGAAGGCAAGTGGTCGATCGAGACGGTGCAGATCCGCGACTTCGCCAGGGACAAGCACCGCACGGTCGACGATACGCCTGCCGGCGGTGGCGCGGGCATGGTTCTCAAGGCCGACGTTCTGGCCGCCGCCATCGACCATGCGCGCAGCCTCAGCCCCGAGGCCCCGGTGATCGCTATGACGCCGCGCGGCCGCCCGATTTCGCAGGCCCGGGTGCGCGAGCTTGCGGCCGGGCCGGGCGTGACCATCCTGTGCGGCCGGTTCGAGGGCTTTGACGAGCGGATCTTCGAGGGACGCAACGTGGAGCAGGTGTCGGTCGGCGATATCGTCCTGTCTGGCGGAGAACCTGCGGCCCTGATGCTGCTGGACGCTTGCATTCGCCTGCTTCCCGGCGTAATGGGCGCGGCTTCCAGCGGGGCCGAGGAATCGTTCGAGGACGGTCTTCTCGAGTATCCGCACTATACCCGACCCACCGAGTGGGAAGGGCGCACGATCCCTGAAGTGCTGCGATCGGGGGATCATGCGAAGATCGCCGCCTGGCGGAAACAAAAGGCGGAGGAAGACACACGGTTACGCAGACCGGACCTTTGGGAGCGTCATAGGGGCGCTCGGGACCAGTCTGCCTCTGGCGCGCGGCACAAAGATGAGGATTTGGGTTCATGA
- a CDS encoding (d)CMP kinase, translated as MIIAVDGPTASGKGTIARALAAHFGLPHLDTGLLYRAVGRQVMLNGGDPDDAEAALAACAFPDSLLDDPELRSEATGGLASRVSIHPPVRSALYERQRAFALQQGGAVLDGRDIGTVIAPEADAKLFIDASVEARAQRRFLEMQDQGREVSLEAIATDLAARDERDRNRADSPLVAANDAVLIDTSSLRREEAIAAAIAAVDAAMDRAHA; from the coding sequence ATGATTATTGCCGTCGACGGACCAACCGCCTCGGGCAAGGGCACCATTGCCAGGGCCCTCGCCGCTCACTTCGGACTGCCGCATCTCGATACCGGCCTGCTCTACCGTGCCGTGGGCCGCCAGGTCATGCTGAACGGCGGCGACCCCGACGATGCCGAAGCCGCCCTTGCCGCCTGCGCCTTCCCCGACAGCCTGCTCGACGATCCCGAACTGCGCTCCGAAGCGACCGGGGGCCTTGCAAGCCGCGTTTCGATCCACCCACCGGTGCGCAGCGCGCTCTACGAACGCCAGCGCGCCTTCGCCCTGCAGCAGGGCGGCGCGGTGCTCGACGGCCGCGACATCGGCACCGTCATCGCCCCCGAGGCGGACGCCAAGCTGTTCATCGACGCCTCGGTCGAAGCCCGCGCCCAGCGCCGCTTCCTCGAAATGCAGGACCAGGGACGCGAGGTCTCGCTGGAGGCCATTGCCACCGACCTTGCCGCGCGCGACGAGCGTGACCGCAATCGCGCGGATTCGCCGCTCGTGGCGGCGAATGACGCAGTGCTGATCGACACATCCAGCCTGCGCCGCGAAGAGGCCATCGCCGCTGCCATCGCCGCCGTCGATGCGGCCATGGATCGCGCCCACGCCTGA
- a CDS encoding F-type H+-transporting ATPase subunit b, whose protein sequence is MPQIEQLAATYSSQIFWLLVFFGFTFFVVGRGMVPKVMDTVAQRDKQISDDLIAAERARKQANEEEEAWRVRENTNRAEAQALIAEARTKAAAATEQRLAAAQSVIDTKLAEAEARIAEARKSAAAEIEDVAADATRDIVSRIAGLSLDDAAVRATVKENLVHG, encoded by the coding sequence ATGCCTCAGATCGAACAGCTAGCCGCGACCTATTCCAGCCAGATCTTCTGGCTGCTGGTCTTCTTCGGTTTCACCTTCTTCGTCGTCGGACGGGGCATGGTGCCGAAGGTGATGGATACGGTTGCGCAGCGCGACAAACAGATTTCCGACGACCTCATCGCTGCAGAGCGCGCGCGCAAGCAGGCCAATGAGGAAGAGGAAGCATGGCGCGTGCGTGAGAACACCAATCGCGCCGAGGCTCAGGCCCTGATCGCCGAGGCCCGCACCAAGGCCGCTGCCGCTACCGAGCAGCGTCTTGCCGCCGCCCAGTCCGTGATCGACACGAAGCTGGCCGAAGCCGAAGCCCGTATCGCGGAGGCCCGCAAGTCGGCTGCCGCCGAGATCGAGGACGTCGCCGCCGACGCCACCCGCGATATCGTCAGCCGCATCGCCGGCCTGTCTCTCGACGATGCCGCGGTTCGTGCGACCGTGAAGGAGAACCTGGTCCATGGCTGA
- the rimM gene encoding ribosome maturation factor RimM (Essential for efficient processing of 16S rRNA), with amino-acid sequence MADNDRTVTLAAVSGAHGVTGEVRLKLFGEGVAALKRYRAFNDSTLTLKKLRDDGKGGAIARFEEVADRNAAEKLRGTALTVPRSAMPELEDGEYYFADLIGLAAVSDTGEALGTCVAVENFGAGDVVEIERPPGEDGKRRRFMVPMIEAAVPEWDHEKLVIAAAFAEE; translated from the coding sequence GTGGCTGATAACGACCGCACCGTCACGCTGGCTGCCGTTTCCGGCGCCCACGGCGTGACGGGCGAAGTCCGCCTCAAGCTGTTCGGTGAAGGCGTGGCGGCGCTCAAGCGCTACCGCGCCTTCAACGATTCGACCCTTACGCTCAAGAAGCTGCGCGATGACGGAAAGGGCGGTGCTATCGCCCGCTTCGAGGAAGTCGCCGACCGCAATGCCGCCGAAAAGTTGCGCGGTACCGCGCTCACCGTGCCTCGCTCGGCGATGCCCGAGCTGGAGGATGGCGAGTACTACTTCGCGGATCTCATCGGTCTGGCTGCGGTTTCCGATACGGGTGAAGCGCTGGGTACCTGTGTCGCGGTGGAGAACTTCGGAGCCGGCGACGTCGTCGAGATCGAGCGACCTCCTGGCGAAGATGGCAAGCGCCGCCGCTTCATGGTGCCGATGATCGAGGCAGCCGTGCCCGAATGGGATCACGAGAAGCTGGTGATCGCCGCCGCTTTTGCGGAAGAATGA
- a CDS encoding ATP synthase subunit B — translation MAENVSPSVEQGLAHEAAEVTGAQDTHAAVEHHAEPLLLGVAPPVAVVSSAMIVLILIALWKGLPRMIAGGLDSRIADIKAQLEEAKVLRAEAEALRKEYADKIANAEKDAAAMIDHARHEAEAIVAKAEKDSADVIVRREKMAQDKIGAAERAAVTDLQNRAAAAAAASARVLIKANHSATADKAFVDQAIGSI, via the coding sequence ATGGCTGAGAACGTCTCCCCCTCGGTCGAGCAGGGCCTTGCCCACGAGGCCGCTGAAGTCACCGGAGCCCAGGACACCCACGCCGCCGTGGAGCACCACGCCGAACCTCTGCTGCTGGGCGTTGCACCGCCGGTTGCGGTCGTCAGCTCGGCAATGATCGTGCTGATCCTGATCGCCCTGTGGAAGGGACTGCCCAGGATGATCGCCGGCGGCCTCGATTCCAGGATCGCCGACATCAAGGCGCAGCTCGAAGAGGCCAAGGTCCTTCGCGCAGAGGCGGAAGCCCTGCGCAAGGAGTATGCCGACAAGATCGCCAACGCCGAAAAGGACGCGGCGGCGATGATCGATCACGCCCGTCACGAAGCCGAGGCGATCGTCGCCAAGGCCGAGAAGGACTCCGCCGATGTGATCGTGCGCCGCGAGAAGATGGCGCAGGACAAGATCGGTGCCGCCGAGCGTGCTGCCGTGACCGATCTGCAGAACCGGGCCGCTGCCGCTGCTGCCGCTTCGGCCCGGGTACTGATCAAGGCGAACCATTCGGCCACTGCCGACAAGGCATTCGTGGATCAGGCCATCGGCTCTATCTGA
- a CDS encoding CBU_0592 family membrane protein: MILPISSQLANVIGFAGTACIVFAYAYITGRERPNPFVQHGVNLLGACLLTISLLVNLNPASLVLEGFWAAIAIWGLVKAVRDRSSGTRARQN, encoded by the coding sequence ATGATCCTGCCCATTTCCTCGCAACTGGCGAACGTCATCGGCTTCGCGGGGACGGCCTGCATCGTCTTCGCCTATGCCTACATCACCGGCCGCGAGAGGCCGAACCCGTTCGTGCAGCACGGCGTGAACCTGCTGGGGGCCTGCCTGCTGACGATTTCGCTGCTGGTAAACCTGAACCCTGCCTCGCTCGTGCTCGAGGGTTTCTGGGCCGCCATCGCAATCTGGGGCCTCGTCAAGGCCGTGCGCGATCGCTCGTCCGGCACCCGGGCAAGGCAGAACTAA
- the rpsA gene encoding 30S ribosomal protein S1 codes for MATSANPTRDDFAKMLDDQLGGVADDGFEGRVVKGTITAIENDKAVIDVGLKSEGRVPLREFARGEAEHGLKVGDEVEVYVDRVENAEGEAMLSRDRARREAAWDKLENEFGEGKRVEGVIFGRVKGGFTVDLDGAVAFLPGSQVDIRPVRDVTPLMDVPQPFQILKMDRRRGNIVVSRRAVLEETRAEQRSELIDKLSEGQVIDGVVKNITDYGAFVDLGGIDGLLHVTDMSYKRVNHPSEVINIGDTVTVQIIRINSETQRISLGMKQLESDPWEGAAAKYPVGVKLSGTVTNITEYGAFVELEPGIEGLVHVSEMSWTKKNVHPGKIVSTSQEVEVMVLEVDSDKRRISLGLKQAQQNPWEAFAEKHPVGSQVEGEVKNATEFGLFIGLDGDVDGMVHMSDIAWGISGEDALALHRKGEQVSAVVLDVDVEKERISLGMKQLERGAPAAGIAAAGSTLRRGETCTVTVLEVRDGGLEVQAGEDGATGFIKRSDLGRDRDEQRPDRFQVGQKVDAMVTGFDRSKKPNFSIKARQLAEEKEAVEQYGSSDSGASLGDILGEALKNR; via the coding sequence ATGGCTACTTCTGCCAATCCGACTCGCGACGATTTCGCGAAAATGCTTGACGATCAGCTCGGCGGCGTCGCCGATGACGGCTTCGAAGGCCGCGTCGTCAAGGGTACCATCACCGCCATCGAAAACGACAAGGCCGTCATCGACGTCGGTCTCAAGAGCGAAGGCCGCGTGCCGCTGCGCGAATTCGCGCGCGGTGAAGCCGAGCACGGCCTGAAGGTCGGCGACGAAGTCGAAGTCTATGTCGACCGCGTCGAGAACGCCGAAGGCGAAGCGATGCTGTCGCGCGACCGCGCCCGCCGCGAAGCCGCATGGGACAAGCTCGAGAACGAATTCGGCGAAGGCAAGCGCGTCGAAGGCGTGATCTTCGGCCGCGTCAAGGGCGGCTTCACCGTCGACCTCGACGGCGCCGTGGCGTTCCTCCCCGGCTCGCAGGTCGACATCCGCCCCGTGCGCGACGTCACCCCGCTGATGGACGTGCCCCAGCCCTTCCAGATCCTCAAGATGGACCGTCGCCGTGGCAACATCGTCGTGTCGCGCCGCGCCGTCCTCGAAGAAACCCGCGCCGAACAGCGCAGCGAGCTGATCGACAAGCTGAGCGAAGGCCAGGTCATCGACGGCGTCGTCAAGAACATCACCGACTACGGTGCGTTCGTTGACCTGGGCGGCATCGACGGCCTGCTCCATGTCACCGACATGAGCTACAAGCGCGTCAACCACCCGAGCGAAGTGATCAACATCGGCGACACCGTCACCGTCCAGATCATCCGCATCAACAGCGAAACGCAGCGCATCTCGCTGGGCATGAAGCAGCTCGAGAGCGATCCGTGGGAAGGCGCGGCCGCCAAGTACCCGGTCGGCGTGAAGTTGAGCGGCACCGTCACCAACATCACCGAATACGGCGCCTTCGTGGAACTGGAGCCGGGCATCGAGGGCCTCGTCCACGTGTCCGAAATGTCCTGGACCAAGAAGAACGTCCACCCGGGCAAGATCGTTTCGACCTCGCAGGAAGTCGAAGTCATGGTGCTCGAGGTCGACTCCGACAAGCGCCGCATCTCGCTCGGCCTCAAGCAGGCTCAGCAGAACCCCTGGGAAGCCTTCGCCGAGAAGCACCCGGTCGGCTCGCAGGTCGAGGGCGAAGTCAAGAACGCCACCGAATTCGGCCTGTTCATCGGCCTGGACGGCGACGTCGACGGCATGGTCCACATGTCGGACATCGCATGGGGCATCTCGGGCGAGGACGCCCTGGCCCTGCACCGCAAGGGCGAGCAGGTCTCGGCCGTGGTTCTCGACGTCGACGTCGAGAAGGAACGCATCAGCCTCGGCATGAAGCAGCTTGAGCGCGGTGCTCCGGCCGCCGGCATCGCCGCTGCTGGCAGCACCCTGCGCCGCGGTGAAACCTGCACCGTCACCGTTCTCGAAGTCCGCGACGGCGGCCTGGAAGTCCAGGCTGGCGAAGATGGCGCCACCGGCTTCATCAAGCGTTCGGACCTCGGCCGCGACCGCGACGAACAGCGTCCGGACCGTTTCCAGGTCGGCCAGAAGGTCGATGCCATGGTCACCGGTTTCGACCGCTCGAAGAAGCCGAACTTCTCGATCAAGGCCCGTCAGCTGGCCGAAGAGAAGGAAGCGGTCGAGCAGTACGGTTCGTCGGACTCGGGTGCGTCGCTCGGCGACATCCTTGGCGAAGCGCTCAAGAATCGTTGA
- a CDS encoding LysR substrate-binding domain-containing protein: MEPLPPLSAVRAFEAAGRLENFSRAAEELGMTQAAVSYQVRQLEDRLGRSLFVREKGRVRLSEAGHRLLPAVTAAFAGMADAFAALREEDHEVLAINAAISLGSVWLSGRIGRFQMRFPDLAVRLSLANETIDLGNSSFDVAIRAGSGVWEGLRSTFLFRQHFTPICTREFLEANAIGRPEDLLRAERLAPNDAGWAGWFAAAGVEAKLAPRRGIVMDNQSQEASIVRESYGVALMSPLFWQAELESGRLIQPFDTLYMPGSAHWLVHPVNRVGVRKIERLREWLLEELEACRGLLPDRIFKPL, from the coding sequence ATGGAACCGCTTCCTCCGCTCAGTGCCGTGCGCGCCTTCGAAGCCGCAGGTCGCCTCGAGAATTTCTCGCGCGCGGCAGAGGAACTCGGGATGACGCAGGCTGCGGTCAGCTATCAGGTGCGCCAGTTGGAGGATCGTCTTGGCCGCTCTCTTTTCGTGCGCGAGAAGGGCAGGGTGCGCCTGTCCGAGGCGGGGCACCGTTTGCTCCCGGCCGTCACGGCAGCCTTTGCCGGCATGGCGGACGCCTTCGCGGCGCTGAGGGAGGAGGATCACGAGGTCCTTGCGATCAATGCCGCGATCTCGCTCGGCAGCGTCTGGTTGAGCGGGCGCATCGGCCGCTTCCAGATGCGTTTTCCGGACCTGGCGGTGCGCCTGTCGCTGGCGAACGAGACGATCGATCTGGGCAATTCGTCTTTCGACGTGGCGATCCGCGCGGGTTCCGGCGTCTGGGAGGGGCTGCGCAGCACGTTCCTGTTCCGGCAGCACTTCACGCCGATCTGCACGCGCGAATTCCTTGAGGCGAATGCGATCGGCAGGCCTGAGGATCTCCTGCGCGCCGAGCGGCTCGCGCCGAACGATGCCGGGTGGGCCGGGTGGTTCGCTGCTGCCGGGGTGGAAGCGAAGCTCGCGCCGCGCCGCGGCATCGTCATGGACAACCAGTCCCAGGAAGCGAGCATCGTCCGGGAAAGTTACGGCGTGGCTCTGATGTCCCCGCTGTTCTGGCAGGCAGAGTTGGAGAGCGGGCGGCTGATCCAGCCCTTCGATACACTCTATATGCCGGGAAGCGCACACTGGCTGGTCCATCCGGTCAACCGCGTCGGGGTACGCAAGATCGAGCGCCTGCGCGAATGGCTGCTGGAGGAACTCGAAGCCTGTCGCGGTCTCTTGCCTGACCGGATCTTCAAGCCCTTGTGA
- a CDS encoding TIGR02300 family protein, with amino-acid sequence MAKPEWGAKHGCPKCGTRFYDLGKDDPVTCIECGNEWHPEPVLKSKQPIPYEEVQKKEAPEQEDSDLADDDLDIDDDGDSPDNDVDLGGDDDLGIGGGGDDDDRDE; translated from the coding sequence ATGGCAAAGCCTGAGTGGGGCGCCAAGCACGGCTGCCCGAAATGCGGCACGCGCTTTTATGACCTGGGCAAGGACGACCCGGTTACCTGCATTGAGTGCGGCAACGAGTGGCATCCGGAACCGGTGCTGAAGTCGAAGCAGCCGATTCCCTATGAGGAAGTCCAGAAGAAGGAAGCCCCCGAGCAGGAGGATTCCGATCTGGCCGATGACGATCTCGACATCGATGACGACGGCGATTCGCCCGACAACGACGTCGACCTCGGCGGCGACGACGATCTCGGCATCGGCGGCGGTGGCGACGACGACGATCGCGACGAGTAA
- the gloB gene encoding hydroxyacylglutathione hydrolase — translation MLEVHQFPCLSDNYGFLLHDHDSEETVCIDTPDADEYLRQAGKKGWQITQIWNTHWHPDHAGGNETIKRVTNCSVTGPKAEADKIAGIDRMVGQGDVIRIGDRKACVIDVGGHTLGHVAYHLPGARMAFVGDSVFALGCGRMFEGTPEQFWTSLKRVKALPAETMLYCAHEYTAANAKFAVHADPDNAELAGYVEEILKHRANDQPTVPMKLERELATNPFLRADNPRVQARWGGGDAVATFAALRRAKDDFRG, via the coding sequence ATGCTCGAAGTCCACCAGTTTCCCTGCCTGTCCGACAACTACGGCTTCCTGCTGCACGATCACGATAGTGAGGAAACCGTCTGCATCGACACGCCCGATGCCGACGAGTACCTGCGCCAGGCCGGCAAGAAGGGCTGGCAGATCACGCAGATCTGGAACACCCACTGGCACCCCGACCACGCCGGCGGCAACGAGACGATCAAGCGCGTCACCAATTGCTCGGTCACTGGCCCCAAGGCGGAAGCCGACAAGATCGCGGGGATCGACCGCATGGTCGGCCAAGGCGATGTCATCAGGATCGGGGACCGCAAGGCCTGCGTCATCGACGTCGGAGGCCACACGCTTGGCCACGTCGCATATCATCTGCCCGGTGCCCGGATGGCCTTCGTCGGCGATTCGGTGTTCGCCCTGGGATGCGGCCGCATGTTCGAAGGGACCCCGGAGCAGTTCTGGACCAGCCTCAAGCGGGTAAAGGCCCTGCCGGCTGAAACCATGCTCTACTGCGCACATGAGTACACTGCCGCCAACGCAAAGTTCGCGGTCCATGCCGATCCCGACAACGCCGAGCTTGCCGGCTATGTCGAAGAGATCCTGAAACACCGCGCCAACGATCAGCCCACTGTGCCGATGAAGCTGGAACGCGAGCTGGCGACCAATCCCTTCCTGCGCGCCGACAATCCCCGGGTGCAGGCCCGTTGGGGCGGCGGCGATGCCGTGGCCACCTTTGCGGCCCTCAGGCGCGCCAAGGACGATTTCAGGGGGTGA
- the ffh gene encoding signal recognition particle protein produces the protein MFDSLSDRLGGVFDKLRGRGALKEQDVRDAMREVRIALLEADVALPVVRRFVDQVTEKAVGQSVLRSVTPGQQVVKIVNDALVEMLGGDTTPELDLNASPPVVIMMVGLQGSGKTTSTAKIAKLLKEKHGKKAMMASLDVNRPAAQEQLKVLGEQVGVATLPIIAGQQPTEIATRAMQSAKLQAIDVLLLDTAGRLHVDQQLMDEMKAVAAISNPRETLLVVDSLTGQDAVNVAQSFAGEVDLTGVVLTRMDGDARGGAALSMRAVTGKPIKFAGTGEKADAIEVFHPSRVANRILGMGDVVSLVEKAAESVKVEEAEALAKRMEQGKFDMNDLRTQLRQMQNMGGLGMLAGMMPGMKKAKAAMQQSGMDDKVLLRMDAIIGSMTPKERANPALLNAKRKIRVANGSGTQVQDVNKLLKMHMEMSKAMKQIKKMGGLKGLAAMFGKGGLDGAMPGLGGKGLGPGAGGLPGLGGAGQPDLSKFLKK, from the coding sequence ATGTTCGACAGCCTTTCCGATCGTCTCGGCGGCGTGTTCGACAAGCTGCGTGGTCGCGGCGCGCTCAAGGAGCAGGACGTTCGCGATGCCATGCGCGAAGTGCGCATCGCGCTGCTCGAGGCCGACGTCGCCCTCCCGGTCGTTCGCCGTTTCGTCGATCAGGTCACTGAAAAGGCGGTAGGCCAGTCGGTCCTGCGCTCGGTCACGCCGGGCCAGCAGGTCGTCAAGATCGTCAACGACGCCCTGGTGGAAATGCTCGGCGGCGATACGACGCCGGAGCTCGACCTCAACGCTTCTCCGCCGGTCGTCATTATGATGGTCGGCCTCCAGGGCTCGGGCAAGACCACCAGCACTGCCAAGATCGCCAAGCTGCTCAAGGAGAAGCACGGCAAGAAGGCGATGATGGCCTCGCTCGACGTCAACCGTCCGGCTGCCCAGGAACAGCTCAAGGTTCTGGGCGAGCAGGTCGGCGTTGCCACCCTGCCGATCATCGCCGGACAGCAGCCCACCGAGATCGCCACCCGCGCGATGCAGTCGGCGAAGCTGCAGGCGATCGACGTCCTCCTGCTCGACACCGCCGGCCGTCTCCACGTCGACCAGCAGCTCATGGACGAGATGAAGGCGGTTGCCGCCATCTCGAACCCGCGTGAGACCTTGCTCGTCGTCGACTCGCTGACCGGCCAGGACGCTGTCAACGTCGCGCAGAGCTTCGCGGGCGAAGTGGATCTGACCGGCGTCGTGCTGACCCGCATGGACGGCGATGCCCGCGGCGGTGCCGCGCTCTCGATGCGCGCGGTTACCGGCAAGCCGATCAAGTTCGCCGGTACCGGTGAAAAGGCCGATGCGATCGAGGTGTTCCACCCGAGCCGCGTTGCCAACCGCATCCTTGGCATGGGCGATGTCGTCAGCCTCGTCGAGAAGGCCGCCGAATCGGTCAAGGTCGAGGAAGCCGAAGCGCTGGCCAAGCGCATGGAGCAGGGCAAGTTCGACATGAACGACCTGCGCACCCAGCTGCGCCAGATGCAGAACATGGGCGGTCTTGGCATGCTGGCCGGGATGATGCCGGGCATGAAGAAGGCCAAGGCGGCGATGCAGCAGTCGGGCATGGACGACAAGGTCCTGCTGCGCATGGACGCGATCATCGGTTCGATGACGCCCAAGGAGCGGGCGAATCCCGCGCTGCTCAACGCCAAGCGCAAGATCCGCGTCGCCAATGGTTCGGGTACCCAGGTCCAGGACGTCAACAAGCTGCTGAAAATGCACATGGAGATGTCCAAGGCCATGAAGCAGATCAAGAAGATGGGCGGCCTCAAGGGGCTTGCCGCGATGTTCGGCAAGGGCGGCCTCGACGGCGCCATGCCGGGTCTCGGCGGTAAGGGCCTCGGTCCCGGCGCGGGCGGGTTGCCAGGGCTCGGCGGAGCCGGTCAGCCCGATCTCAGCAAGTTTTTGAAGAAGTAA